In Trichomycterus rosablanca isolate fTriRos1 chromosome 20, fTriRos1.hap1, whole genome shotgun sequence, one DNA window encodes the following:
- the rsph3 gene encoding radial spoke head protein 3 homolog produces the protein MTSVLQPQGDAQNGTYIFSSRPRAVPNRDKYRDSTSIQDEGQTIYGNIMYDRRVVRGNTYAQHILPTTSQPDPVEHQRQQEARRRATLRKHAKDQPYSRSPNLPEDRKHIDVQTELYLEELSDHIEETSVECQTDAFLDKPATPVFIPAKTGKDVATQIEKGELFDFDLEVKPVLEVLVGKTMEQALLEVLEEEELAALRAQQRAFQELRNAELVEVQRLEEQERRYREEKDRRIKQQRLALQKEKELADKIAARTFTQQYLADLLPSVYSNLRDHGYFYDPVQRDIETGFLPWLMGEVGNALEKRQIALTVLDMLIQDVTNQSLEVV, from the exons ATGACTTCGGTGTTACAGCCACAGGGAGACGCTCAAAATGGCACATATATATTTTCTAGTCGACCTCGTGCTGTTCCTAACCGCGACAAATACAGGGATTCTACATCTATACA AGATGAAGGACAAACGATCTATGGAAACATCATGTACGATCGACGTGTCGTCAGGGGAAATACCTATGCACAGCACATCCTTCCAACT ACCTCTCAGCCCGACCCAGTTGAGCACCAGCGACAGCAGGAGGCTAGAAGAAGAGCCACATTGAGAAAGCATGCAAAAGACCAGCCTTACTCAAGAAGCCCAAATTTACCTGAAGACAGAAAACACATTGATGTGCAGACTG AGCTATACTTGGAAGAGCTGAGTGATCATATTGAGGAGACCAGTGTGGAATGTCAGACAGATGCCTTCCTGGATAAACCAGCCACTCCCGTATTTATTCCTGCCAAAACTGGGAAAGATGTAGCAACACAAATAGAAAAAGGAGAG CTGTTTGACTTTGACCTGGAGGTGAAGCCTGTGTTAGAGGTGTTGGTAGGAAAGACCATGGAACAGGCTCTGCTGGAAGTTCTTGAAGAGGAAGAGTTAGCAGCTTTGAGGGCTCAACAGCGAGCATTCCAGGAGTTGCGTAATGCTGAGCTGGTGGAGGTTCAGAGACTGGAGGAGCAGGAGAGACGTTACCGTGAGGAGAAG gATCGCAGGATTAAGCAGCAAAGATTAGCCCTACAGAAGGAGAAAGAGCTTGCAGATAAAATTGCTGCTAGAACATTCACTCAACAATATCTGGCTGACCTTCTTCCCTCCGTCTATTCCAATCTGAGAGACCACGGATATTTTTACGACCCAGTGCAGAGAG ATATAGAGACTGGATTTCTTCCTTGGCTGATGGGAGAAGTGGGCAATGCTTTGGAGAAGCGACAAATAGCACTAACAGTGCTTGATA TGCTCATCCAAGATGTCACCAACCAGAGTCTGGAAGTTGTTTAA